One region of Rhodocaloribacter litoris genomic DNA includes:
- the gcvT gene encoding glycine cleavage system aminomethyltransferase GcvT — protein MASTETLKQTPLHDVHRALGARMTPFAGFEMPLQYSGILNEHLAVRQAAGLFDVSHMGEFFVRGPRAFDFVQHLVTNDAARLTDGRAMYTVMCRPDGGIVDDLLVYRLGPEEYMLVVNAANIEKDFAWMQEHNPMGATLADASDEVALLAIQGPRAHDIVQAVTGVAAGDIKFYHFVQLEAGTFPGCDRVILSHTGYTGEPGFELYARPEDAPRLWHLLMEAGAPHGLQPAGLGARDTLRLEAGYCLYGNDLTEETNPLEAGLGWLVKFDKGPFVGREALLAVREQGPARRLIGFVVEERGLPRPGYPILDGTGEAVGIVTSGSQSPVLGRGIGLGYVPNDPAFTTPGTRLGVSARGRTLPAVVTRPPFHKK, from the coding sequence ATGGCTTCGACGGAAACCCTCAAACAGACGCCGCTCCACGACGTGCACCGCGCCCTGGGCGCCCGCATGACCCCCTTTGCCGGTTTCGAGATGCCGTTGCAATACAGCGGCATCCTGAACGAGCACTTGGCCGTCCGGCAGGCGGCCGGCCTGTTCGACGTCAGCCACATGGGTGAATTCTTCGTGCGCGGCCCCCGGGCCTTCGACTTCGTGCAGCACCTGGTCACCAACGACGCCGCCCGCCTGACCGACGGCCGCGCCATGTACACCGTCATGTGCCGGCCCGACGGCGGCATCGTGGATGACCTGCTCGTCTACCGGCTGGGACCCGAGGAGTACATGCTGGTGGTCAACGCCGCCAACATCGAGAAGGATTTTGCCTGGATGCAGGAGCACAACCCGATGGGGGCCACGCTGGCCGACGCTTCGGACGAGGTGGCCCTGCTTGCGATCCAGGGTCCCCGCGCCCACGACATCGTGCAGGCGGTCACCGGCGTCGCCGCCGGCGACATCAAGTTTTACCACTTCGTACAGCTGGAAGCCGGGACGTTTCCGGGCTGCGACCGGGTGATCCTCTCGCACACCGGATACACGGGCGAGCCGGGCTTCGAGCTCTACGCCCGGCCGGAAGACGCCCCGCGCCTGTGGCACCTGCTGATGGAGGCCGGCGCGCCGCACGGGCTCCAGCCTGCCGGCCTCGGCGCCCGGGACACGCTCCGCCTGGAAGCCGGCTACTGCCTCTACGGGAACGACCTCACGGAAGAGACTAACCCGCTCGAAGCCGGGCTGGGCTGGCTCGTCAAGTTCGACAAGGGGCCGTTCGTCGGGCGGGAGGCCCTCCTTGCCGTGCGCGAGCAGGGTCCGGCCCGCCGGCTCATCGGCTTCGTCGTCGAAGAGCGCGGCCTGCCCCGGCCGGGCTACCCGATCCTTGACGGCACCGGGGAAGCCGTCGGCATCGTCACGAGCGGCAGCCAGTCCCCCGTGCTGGGCCGGGGCATCGGCCTCGGCTACGTGCCGAACGACCCGGCCTTCACCACTCCCGGCACCCGGCTGGGCGTCTCGGCCCGCGGGCGCACGCTCCCGGCCGTCGTCACCCGTCCTCCTTTTCATAAAAAATAA
- a CDS encoding 2-phosphosulfolactate phosphatase, with protein sequence MKVEVFLTGNTLTEEDVKGHTVIVIDVLRTSSTIVTALSNGARAVVPAADMAEAGKIAANLDQSSFLMGGERGGDKIEGYHLGNSPLEYTPDVVEDKTLILNTTNGTAAIANARAAEHLVVGCFLNARRVVDFAREQGLDVVIVCAGWRNRIALEDTLCAGLLLHLLWDGQEPAHVSDSAHIAFTLYRHDGNDLFAALRRCNHAQRLYEQGFADDVAYCARVDYLPVLPYFEESRLVRYDPARAESALSESPALRARD encoded by the coding sequence ATGAAAGTTGAAGTATTCCTGACAGGTAACACGCTGACGGAGGAAGACGTCAAGGGCCACACCGTCATTGTGATCGACGTCTTGCGGACCAGCTCCACCATCGTCACCGCCCTGAGCAACGGGGCGCGGGCCGTCGTGCCTGCGGCCGACATGGCGGAAGCCGGCAAGATTGCGGCCAACCTGGACCAGTCCAGCTTCCTGATGGGCGGCGAGCGCGGCGGCGACAAGATCGAGGGCTACCACCTGGGCAACTCCCCCCTCGAATACACGCCGGACGTGGTCGAGGACAAGACGCTCATCCTGAACACGACCAACGGCACGGCGGCCATCGCCAACGCACGGGCAGCCGAACACCTGGTCGTCGGGTGTTTCCTCAACGCACGCCGCGTGGTCGACTTCGCCCGGGAACAGGGGCTGGACGTGGTGATCGTGTGCGCCGGCTGGCGGAACCGCATCGCCCTGGAGGACACCCTCTGTGCCGGGCTGCTGCTGCACCTGCTCTGGGACGGCCAGGAGCCGGCCCACGTGTCCGACTCGGCCCACATCGCCTTCACGCTCTACCGGCACGACGGCAACGACCTCTTCGCCGCCCTGCGCCGCTGCAACCATGCCCAGCGCCTCTACGAACAGGGCTTTGCGGACGACGTGGCCTACTGCGCCCGGGTAGACTACCTCCCCGTTCTGCCGTACTTCGAAGAGAGCCGCCTGGTACGCTACGACCCCGCCCGGGCCGAGTCCGCGCTGAGCGAATCGCCCGCCCTGCGTGCCCGGGACTGA